In one window of Janthinobacterium sp. 1_2014MBL_MicDiv DNA:
- a CDS encoding CHASE domain-containing protein: protein MSSTAGEQQLSPEKKPLWLLGFMLSLMVGMLFYMAASLSIENDASELFNNLARNARQNIESRVKSYADLLRGAASLFRANEHVSREQFHRYVANMDLKQNFPGVMNLNYAQEVSAAQYPAFEAAMRRDYPAGRDGYPAFAIHPPGPREHYSVLVYIEPIASATDKYGYDISARPLIAEALAQSRDSSHISNSGMPVPMQSRPQLTGMAMRLPVYRIGMPTDTVEQRRAAHQGSVGIGYDLVTMVRNTLTDMPVRNVRLTLFDIGPQARTPLDLPHDMRPIFDSAAGLHAPWWQPGSSGKFLSSTMLIEHNGRVWQALFSVRKNDLYTRFDAFLPWLALLIGFTSAMLLYTLFHTLASSRRRAIQMANGMTEELRASQIRLQLSHQKLRRLAAHADQIKEEERKRIAREIHDDLGQNLLVLRIDADMLASRTQRRHPRLNARARSTLDQIDVTIKSVRQIINDLRPTVLDLGVNAAVEWQVAQFRLRTGIACEVSESHDDICLSDQCATALFRILQESLSNISQHANASRVQVKLEKCRDTVSMSISDNGVGAAIDGRNKLGSFGLVGIEERIKLLGGTFYIESSPGAGMSVHVSVPLSADATRFPYQEESRANA, encoded by the coding sequence ATGTCCTCTACTGCCGGCGAGCAACAGTTATCCCCTGAAAAAAAACCGCTGTGGCTGCTCGGTTTCATGCTGTCGCTGATGGTAGGCATGCTGTTCTACATGGCCGCCTCGCTGTCGATCGAGAACGATGCCAGCGAACTGTTCAACAATCTGGCGCGCAACGCTAGGCAAAACATCGAATCGCGCGTCAAATCGTATGCCGACCTGCTGCGCGGCGCGGCCAGCCTGTTCCGCGCCAACGAACATGTGAGCCGCGAGCAATTCCACCGCTACGTGGCGAATATGGACTTGAAGCAAAATTTTCCCGGCGTGATGAATCTCAATTACGCCCAGGAAGTGAGCGCGGCGCAATATCCCGCGTTCGAGGCGGCCATGCGGCGCGATTATCCGGCCGGGCGCGATGGCTACCCCGCCTTCGCCATCCACCCGCCCGGGCCGCGCGAACACTATTCCGTGCTCGTGTACATCGAGCCGATCGCCAGCGCCACGGATAAATATGGCTACGACATCTCTGCGCGCCCCCTGATCGCCGAGGCGCTGGCGCAATCGCGCGACTCCAGTCACATCAGCAATTCCGGCATGCCCGTGCCGATGCAGAGCCGGCCGCAGCTGACGGGCATGGCCATGCGCCTGCCCGTGTACCGCATCGGCATGCCGACCGACACCGTGGAACAGCGGCGCGCGGCCCACCAGGGCTCGGTCGGCATCGGCTACGATCTGGTGACGATGGTGCGCAACACGCTGACCGACATGCCGGTACGCAATGTCCGCCTGACCCTGTTCGATATCGGCCCGCAAGCGCGCACCCCGCTGGACTTGCCGCACGACATGCGCCCCATTTTTGACAGCGCGGCGGGCCTGCACGCGCCCTGGTGGCAGCCTGGCAGCTCGGGCAAGTTTCTGAGCAGCACGATGCTGATCGAGCACAATGGCCGCGTCTGGCAAGCGCTGTTCAGCGTGCGCAAGAACGACTTGTATACACGCTTCGACGCCTTCCTGCCGTGGCTGGCCCTGCTGATCGGCTTTACCAGCGCCATGCTGCTGTACACCTTGTTCCACACGCTGGCCTCGTCGCGCCGGCGCGCCATCCAGATGGCGAACGGCATGACGGAAGAATTGCGGGCCAGCCAGATCCGCTTGCAGCTGTCGCACCAGAAACTGCGCCGCCTGGCGGCCCATGCCGACCAGATCAAGGAAGAGGAGCGCAAGCGCATCGCGCGCGAAATTCACGATGACCTGGGCCAGAACCTGCTGGTGCTGCGCATCGACGCCGACATGCTGGCCTCGCGCACGCAGCGGCGCCACCCGCGCCTGAACGCCCGCGCCCGCTCCACCCTGGATCAGATCGACGTCACCATCAAGAGCGTGCGCCAGATCATCAACGACTTGCGCCCTACCGTACTCGACCTGGGCGTGAATGCGGCCGTCGAATGGCAGGTGGCGCAGTTCCGCCTGCGCACGGGCATCGCCTGCGAAGTAAGCGAGAGCCATGACGACATTTGCTTGAGCGACCAGTGCGCGACGGCACTGTTCCGCATCCTGCAAGAATCGCTGAGCAACATTTCCCAGCACGCCAATGCCAGCCGCGTGCAAGTCAAGCTGGAGAAGTGCCGCGACACGGTATCGATGAGCATCAGCGACAACGGCGTGGGGGCGGCCATCGACGGACGCAACAAGCTGGGCTCGTTTGGCCTGGTCGGCATCGAGGAACGCATCAAGCTGCTGGGCGGCACCTTCTATATCGAGAGCAGTCCCGGCGCCGGCATGAGCGTGCATGTCAGCGTGCCGCTGAGCGCCGATGCCACCCGCTTCCCCTACCAGGAAGAAAGCCGGGCCAACGCCTGA
- a CDS encoding glycine-rich domain-containing protein yields the protein MDTNDSFKAIADLNLDAIKVKLMHRESGEGWSLDKANAVEFEYRRFLILMKQFPQEETAPLMDVDTFWHYHILDTLKYAADCQQVFGYFLHHFPYIGLRGEDDEAAHHRVGERMKQLYEQTFGEDYIRAETAYSGRAVQAAFSSAAVQATAFSSAAVQATAYSGRAVQTAFSSAAVQATAYSGRAVQTAFSSAAVQATAYSGRATGAAQTAFSSAPGKLAAALVESSPTGLETGRFYTDRPTLSPDTQ from the coding sequence ATGGATACGAACGACAGTTTCAAGGCAATTGCCGATTTGAATTTGGACGCGATCAAGGTCAAGCTGATGCACCGGGAATCCGGCGAGGGATGGAGCCTAGACAAGGCCAATGCGGTGGAGTTCGAGTATCGCCGCTTCCTCATCCTCATGAAGCAGTTCCCGCAGGAAGAAACGGCGCCGCTGATGGATGTCGACACCTTCTGGCACTATCATATTCTCGACACGCTGAAATATGCGGCCGATTGCCAGCAAGTCTTTGGCTACTTCCTGCACCATTTCCCCTACATCGGCCTGCGCGGCGAAGACGACGAAGCGGCGCACCACCGCGTGGGCGAGCGCATGAAACAGTTGTACGAGCAGACATTCGGCGAAGATTACATCCGTGCAGAGACGGCATATTCGGGACGCGCCGTGCAGGCGGCGTTTTCCAGTGCGGCAGTACAGGCGACGGCATTTTCCAGCGCGGCGGTACAGGCGACCGCATACTCGGGCCGGGCCGTGCAAACGGCATTTTCCAGCGCAGCCGTGCAGGCGACGGCATATTCGGGACGGGCCGTGCAAACGGCGTTTTCCAGTGCAGCGGTGCAAGCGACGGCGTATTCGGGCCGCGCTACCGGTGCCGCGCAAACCGCTTTTTCCAGCGCGCCCGGCAAACTGGCCGCAGCGCTGGTCGAGTCATCCCCGACTGGCCTGGAAACAGGGCGCTTCTATACAGATCGTCCGACTCTGAGCCCGGACACGCAATAG
- a CDS encoding SDR family oxidoreductase, translating into MKNMLMHSLRKPVGLPRLLILGCGDVGMRLLPLLRARFRVFAVTSQPGRCAQLRAAGAVPIVANLDDRASLQRLAGLASMVVHLAPPLSSGLLDRRTRNLAAILPEHARMVYVSTSGVYGDCGGATVAETRPVAPANARAKRRVDAEQVLRAWGARRGASVAILRVPGIYADDRLPLKRLREGTPALAEADDVYTNHIHADDLARIIERALWRGRPGRMYHASDDSELKMAEYFDAVADTFGLPRPPRLPRAALQQAVTPMLLSFMSESRRMDNRRMKRELGVRLRYPRVADALQSMSDGKAGIS; encoded by the coding sequence ATGAAAAATATGTTAATGCATTCTTTGCGCAAGCCGGTGGGGCTGCCGCGCCTGCTGATACTGGGCTGTGGCGACGTCGGCATGCGGCTGTTGCCCTTGCTGCGCGCGCGCTTTCGCGTCTTTGCCGTCACCAGCCAGCCGGGGCGCTGCGCGCAGCTGCGCGCGGCCGGCGCCGTGCCCATCGTGGCCAACCTCGACGACCGCGCCAGCCTGCAACGGCTGGCGGGGCTGGCATCCATGGTGGTGCACCTGGCGCCGCCCCTGTCGTCCGGCTTGCTGGACCGGCGCACGCGGAATCTGGCCGCCATTTTACCCGAGCATGCGCGGATGGTGTATGTGAGCACCAGCGGCGTGTATGGCGACTGCGGCGGCGCCACGGTGGCGGAAACGCGGCCCGTGGCGCCGGCCAATGCGCGCGCGAAGCGGCGCGTCGACGCGGAGCAGGTCTTGCGGGCCTGGGGCGCGCGCCGCGGCGCCAGCGTCGCCATCCTGCGCGTGCCCGGCATTTATGCGGACGACCGCTTGCCCCTGAAACGCTTGCGCGAAGGCACGCCGGCGCTGGCCGAGGCCGATGACGTGTACACCAACCATATCCACGCCGACGACCTGGCGCGCATCATCGAGCGGGCCCTGTGGCGGGGCAGGCCGGGGCGCATGTATCACGCCAGCGATGACAGCGAACTGAAAATGGCGGAATATTTCGATGCCGTGGCCGATACCTTCGGCCTGCCGCGCCCGCCGCGCCTGCCCCGGGCGGCGCTGCAGCAAGCGGTCACGCCGATGTTGCTGTCGTTCATGTCCGAGTCGCGCCGCATGGACAATCGCCGCATGAAGCGCGAGCTGGGCGTGCGCCTGCGCTACCCGCGCGTGGCCGATGCCTTGCAATCGATGTCGGACGGCAAGGCCGGCATCAGTTAA
- a CDS encoding CDP-6-deoxy-delta-3,4-glucoseen reductase, which yields MTFQVTVQPSGHQFSCEADETVLAAAIRAGVGLPYGCKNGACGSCKGKVVAGSVQHKAHQQRALTPEEEAAGFSLFCCATTQADLVIEAREVAGSSDYPIKKMPSRVTTIEKVAPDVVVLTLQLPASERLQYRAGQYIEFMLRDGKRRSYSMASAPSDGGPVTLHIRHIPGGLFTDQVFTTLKERDILRFEGPMGTFFLRDDSDKPVVLLASGTGFAPLKAIVEHMIHAQSTRPITLYWGGRRPHDLYMDALCRQWAADLPQFTYVPVVSEALPEDAWSGRTGFVHQAVIADLHDLSGHQVYACGAPVMVDSAKRDFVQQCGLPDDEFYADAFTTEADLAK from the coding sequence ATGACTTTTCAAGTTACTGTTCAGCCCAGCGGCCACCAATTCAGCTGCGAGGCGGACGAAACCGTGCTGGCGGCAGCGATCCGCGCCGGCGTGGGCTTGCCCTATGGCTGTAAAAACGGCGCCTGCGGCTCCTGCAAGGGCAAGGTTGTCGCCGGCAGCGTACAGCACAAGGCGCACCAGCAGCGCGCCCTGACGCCGGAAGAAGAAGCGGCCGGCTTTTCCCTGTTCTGCTGCGCCACCACGCAAGCCGACCTCGTCATCGAGGCGCGCGAAGTGGCCGGCAGCAGCGACTATCCGATCAAGAAGATGCCGTCGCGCGTGACGACGATCGAGAAAGTGGCGCCCGACGTCGTCGTGCTGACCCTGCAGCTGCCGGCCAGCGAGCGCCTGCAGTACCGCGCCGGACAGTATATCGAATTCATGCTGCGCGACGGCAAGCGCCGCTCGTACAGCATGGCCAGCGCACCGAGCGACGGCGGCCCCGTGACCCTGCACATCCGCCACATCCCGGGCGGCCTGTTCACCGACCAGGTGTTTACCACGCTGAAGGAGCGCGACATCCTGCGCTTCGAAGGGCCGATGGGCACCTTCTTCCTGCGCGACGATTCCGACAAGCCCGTCGTGCTGCTGGCCTCGGGCACGGGCTTCGCCCCGCTGAAAGCCATCGTCGAGCACATGATCCATGCACAGTCGACGCGCCCGATCACCCTGTACTGGGGCGGCCGCCGTCCGCACGACCTGTACATGGATGCGCTGTGCCGCCAGTGGGCCGCCGACTTGCCGCAGTTTACGTATGTACCCGTCGTCTCGGAAGCCTTGCCGGAAGACGCGTGGAGCGGCCGCACGGGCTTCGTGCACCAGGCCGTCATCGCCGACTTGCACGACCTGTCCGGCCACCAGGTATATGCGTGCGGCGCACCGGTGATGGTCGATTCGGCCAAGCGCGATTTCGTGCAGCAATGCGGCCTGCCCGACGACGAGTTCTACGCAGACGCCTTCACCACCGAAGCCGACCTGGCCAAGTAG
- a CDS encoding MFS transporter, translating to MSLASAGNGFSILRHRNFACYLSARVLGTVAVQMQSVAIGWQVYQITGSLFDLGLIGLAQFAPFLVLILPAGHVADRYNRRNIIAWCLAAQLACALALLAFTVSGLAIVWPVFAVLVLFGSARAFMMPATQAVLVNMVPTQHFSRALALSSSSSHVAIILGPTLGGLLYYFGPKVVYLISSALLVASVLLMRATTPAPQLVKREPVSWHTLLEGLRFVWSKPIVLGAISLDLFAVLFGGATALLPALAHDVLHIGPSGLGLLRTAPGAGAALCSIALACFPITRRVGAWMFGGVAVFGLGTLVLGSTSYFPLALVALFLMGAGDMVSVYIRHLLVQFETPDEIRGRVSAVNAVFIGASNELGEFESGLTAGWFGLVRAVLFGGAATLAVTGVWAVLFPVLSRMDRFPHHEKEAASRASTATTT from the coding sequence ATGTCTCTCGCCTCCGCCGGCAACGGCTTCAGTATCTTGCGCCACCGCAACTTTGCCTGCTACCTGTCGGCCCGCGTGCTGGGCACGGTGGCCGTGCAGATGCAAAGCGTGGCCATCGGCTGGCAGGTGTATCAGATCACGGGCAGCCTGTTCGACCTGGGCCTGATCGGCCTGGCGCAGTTCGCGCCCTTCCTCGTGCTGATCTTGCCCGCCGGCCACGTCGCCGACCGCTACAACCGCCGCAACATCATCGCCTGGTGCCTGGCGGCGCAGCTGGCGTGCGCGCTGGCCCTGCTGGCGTTCACCGTCAGCGGCCTCGCCATCGTCTGGCCCGTGTTTGCCGTGCTGGTGCTGTTCGGCAGCGCGCGCGCCTTCATGATGCCGGCCACGCAAGCCGTGCTGGTGAACATGGTGCCGACGCAGCACTTCAGCCGCGCCCTGGCACTCAGCTCCTCGAGTTCGCACGTGGCCATCATCCTCGGCCCCACCCTGGGCGGCCTGCTGTACTACTTCGGCCCCAAGGTGGTGTACCTGATCTCGTCCGCGCTGCTGGTCGCGTCCGTCCTGCTGATGCGCGCCACCACGCCGGCGCCGCAACTGGTGAAACGCGAACCCGTCAGCTGGCACACCCTGCTCGAAGGCTTGCGCTTCGTCTGGTCGAAACCGATCGTGCTGGGCGCCATCTCGCTCGACCTGTTCGCCGTGCTGTTCGGCGGCGCCACGGCCCTGCTGCCGGCGCTCGCGCACGACGTGCTGCATATCGGCCCCAGCGGCCTGGGCCTGCTGCGCACGGCGCCCGGCGCTGGCGCGGCCCTGTGCTCGATCGCGCTGGCCTGCTTCCCCATCACGCGCCGGGTCGGCGCCTGGATGTTCGGCGGCGTGGCCGTGTTCGGCCTGGGCACCCTGGTGCTGGGCAGCACCAGCTATTTCCCGCTGGCCCTGGTGGCGCTGTTCCTGATGGGCGCCGGCGACATGGTCAGCGTCTACATCCGTCACCTGCTGGTGCAGTTCGAGACGCCGGACGAGATACGCGGCCGTGTCAGCGCCGTGAATGCCGTCTTCATCGGCGCCTCGAACGAACTGGGCGAGTTCGAATCGGGCCTGACGGCCGGCTGGTTCGGCCTCGTGCGCGCCGTCCTCTTCGGCGGCGCCGCCACCCTGGCCGTGACGGGCGTGTGGGCCGTGCTGTTCCCCGTGCTGTCGCGCATGGACCGCTTCCCCCACCACGAGAAGGAGGCGGCCTCCAGGGCGTCCACCGCGACCACGACTTAA
- a CDS encoding DUF1345 domain-containing protein, producing the protein MKITLPFHSFIRSRPHLSLATAIGVAAGLLLPASWQQMTRLLTAWNVAVWFYLATMAWMMMRANHHKVKAMAQRQDERAATVLSALSVASVMSLAAIISQLSSMKDMAADERALHYALTILTLVGSWFLVGTLFCFHYAHLFYQADPALRPLKFPDDEPDPDYWDFLYFSFTIAVAVQTSDVSVQTRMMRQIVLGQSVLSFFFNLVVLGLSINIAAGLING; encoded by the coding sequence ATGAAAATCACGCTTCCGTTTCACAGCTTCATCCGCAGCCGTCCGCACCTGAGCCTGGCCACCGCCATCGGCGTGGCGGCCGGCCTGCTGCTGCCGGCGTCATGGCAACAGATGACGCGGCTGCTGACGGCCTGGAACGTGGCCGTCTGGTTCTACCTGGCGACCATGGCCTGGATGATGATGCGTGCCAACCATCACAAGGTCAAGGCCATGGCGCAGCGCCAGGATGAACGGGCCGCCACGGTCCTGTCGGCCCTGTCCGTCGCTTCCGTGATGAGCCTGGCAGCCATCATCTCGCAGCTGTCGTCCATGAAGGACATGGCCGCCGATGAGCGGGCCCTACACTACGCGCTCACCATCCTGACCCTGGTCGGCTCGTGGTTCCTCGTCGGCACCCTGTTCTGCTTTCACTATGCGCACCTGTTTTACCAGGCCGACCCCGCACTGCGCCCCCTGAAATTCCCCGACGACGAGCCCGACCCCGATTACTGGGACTTCCTGTATTTCTCGTTCACCATCGCCGTGGCCGTGCAAACGTCGGACGTGTCCGTGCAGACGCGCATGATGCGGCAAATCGTGCTGGGACAATCCGTGCTGAGCTTTTTCTTCAATCTGGTCGTGCTGGGCCTGTCCATCAATATCGCTGCCGGCCTGATTAACGGCTGA
- a CDS encoding HPF/RaiA family ribosome-associated protein produces MQINIHTDSTIANTAGLNEHVQSVLEAALNRFRDNLTRIEVHLSDTNGPKGGADDIRCVMEARVAGYQPIAVTEQNATVHQAVAGATDKLKRAIDSALGRLQDSKRHATGKNAVIDTTEVEEAAE; encoded by the coding sequence ATGCAAATCAATATTCATACCGACAGCACCATCGCCAACACCGCTGGACTGAACGAACATGTGCAATCCGTACTGGAAGCCGCACTGAACCGCTTCCGCGACAACCTGACCCGCATCGAAGTCCACCTCAGCGATACGAACGGCCCGAAAGGCGGCGCGGACGATATCCGCTGCGTCATGGAAGCACGCGTTGCCGGCTACCAACCAATTGCCGTCACTGAACAAAACGCCACCGTGCACCAAGCCGTTGCCGGCGCCACCGACAAGCTGAAACGCGCCATCGATAGCGCCCTGGGCCGCCTGCAAGACAGCAAGCGCCACGCCACCGGCAAGAATGCCGTGATCGATACGACGGAAGTCGAAGAAGCGGCCGAGTAA
- a CDS encoding GGDEF domain-containing protein, translated as MEQIGNFGASGCNIGDLQLFRDGADSRTTAMLAPCPVMRLEAGEAITDTRGASLYIVLRGSLAVAADTHTGMDDGTVSKVLPGESVGEQSVLDEASNLAAISALEETDLLVIDAAIVWELIEQSNGLARNLLRLLSFRIRAANALLRRRQKLGEFYRQLSMVDSLTGLYNRAWLTDLLPNMIVTAHGSGAPLSLIMIDLDHFKRFNDTHGHQAGDQALRIAAQVLGAALRPTDFAVRYGGEELMVILPDTNENVALRVAQRLCERMQQAIIFNDMRSPLPHITGSFGVASLAREQDDHGLIAAADAALYRAKAAGRNRVST; from the coding sequence GTGGAACAGATCGGTAACTTTGGCGCTTCAGGCTGCAACATCGGCGATTTACAGCTATTTCGCGATGGGGCGGACAGCCGGACGACCGCCATGCTGGCCCCCTGCCCCGTCATGCGCCTCGAAGCGGGCGAAGCCATTACCGACACGCGCGGCGCCAGCCTGTACATCGTCCTGCGCGGCTCGCTGGCCGTGGCCGCCGACACCCATACGGGCATGGATGACGGCACCGTCAGCAAGGTCTTGCCCGGCGAAAGCGTGGGCGAACAATCGGTGCTCGACGAAGCGAGCAACCTGGCCGCTATTTCCGCACTGGAAGAAACCGACTTGCTGGTGATCGACGCGGCCATCGTCTGGGAATTGATCGAGCAGTCGAACGGCCTGGCGCGCAACCTGCTGCGCCTGCTGTCCTTCCGCATCCGCGCCGCCAACGCCCTGCTGCGCCGCCGGCAGAAACTGGGCGAATTCTACCGCCAGCTATCGATGGTCGACAGCCTGACGGGCCTGTACAACCGCGCCTGGCTGACGGACTTGCTGCCGAATATGATCGTCACGGCCCACGGCAGCGGCGCGCCGCTGTCGCTGATCATGATCGACCTCGACCATTTCAAGCGCTTCAACGACACGCACGGCCACCAGGCGGGCGACCAGGCCCTGCGCATCGCCGCGCAAGTGCTGGGCGCGGCCCTGCGACCGACGGATTTTGCCGTGCGCTACGGCGGCGAGGAATTGATGGTGATCTTGCCCGATACCAATGAAAACGTGGCCCTGCGCGTGGCTCAGCGCCTGTGCGAACGCATGCAGCAAGCCATCATCTTCAACGACATGCGCAGCCCGCTGCCGCACATCACGGGCTCGTTCGGCGTGGCCAGCCTGGCCCGGGAGCAGGACGACCATGGCCTGATCGCGGCGGCCGATGCGGCCCTGTACCGTGCCAAGGCGGCTGGCCGCAATAGAGTAAGCACCTGA
- a CDS encoding DUF5610 domain-containing protein, translating to MSIPIAAGGNSAASVSSISTGVAGKDDKVQQKDASKTEMSVNDRTKLQLNASIMQASLNVSIGAQNDPLALVYKSAITSINEALQGQYGDDAIQNAVSQDNSAEATASRIVSLSTGFFDAFKKQNPELDDDAALSKFMDTISGGMEKGFKEARDILEGLKVLGGDIASNIDKTYALVQKGYADFIAAHGSKKDDAAAPAKPADSKAA from the coding sequence GTGTCAATTCCCATCGCCGCAGGCGGCAATTCCGCCGCTTCCGTGAGTTCCATCAGTACTGGCGTTGCCGGCAAGGACGATAAAGTCCAGCAAAAGGACGCCAGCAAGACGGAAATGAGCGTTAACGACCGTACGAAGCTGCAATTGAACGCATCCATCATGCAGGCATCGCTGAACGTGTCGATCGGCGCGCAGAACGATCCGCTGGCGCTGGTCTACAAATCGGCCATCACCAGCATCAATGAAGCGTTGCAGGGACAGTACGGCGACGACGCGATCCAGAACGCGGTCTCGCAGGACAATAGCGCCGAAGCGACGGCGAGCCGTATTGTATCGCTGTCGACGGGATTTTTTGACGCATTCAAGAAGCAGAATCCCGAGCTGGACGACGATGCCGCCCTGAGCAAGTTCATGGACACCATCAGTGGCGGCATGGAAAAAGGCTTCAAGGAGGCGCGCGACATCCTCGAGGGCTTGAAGGTGCTCGGCGGCGATATCGCCAGCAATATCGACAAGACCTATGCGCTGGTGCAGAAGGGCTATGCGGACTTCATCGCCGCGCACGGCAGCAAGAAGGATGACGCCGCCGCACCGGCCAAGCCGGCCGACAGCAAGGCGGCCTGA
- the sbcB gene encoding exodeoxyribonuclease I — MTKQTFLWHDYETFGVQPRRDRPAQFAAIRTDAELNEIGEPIMLYCQPANDFLPDPQSCLITGITPQQCLQLGVPEHQFAATIEAAFSEPGTIGVGYNTIRFDDEVTRFLFWRNLIDPYAREWKNHCGRWDILDVVRMTHALRPEGIEWPKRDDGQTSFKLEHLSKANGLVHEAAHDALSDVRATIALARLIREKQPKLFEFCLALHKKDKVASEMGMHLAASERQPFLHVSGMFPAERGCLGVVWPLATHPSNKNEILVWDCQYDPRELFSLDADTIRTRLFTRKDAMPEGMTRLPVKSVHLNKSPMLVGNLKTLSPAMAAQWGIDVDAAKINAQFAATAPNMDAIWAEVFQRPGANTALDVDEDLYNGFVSNDDRRLLESLRRETPAKLATARPSFADERLQELLFRYRARNFPHTLSEAESLRWEQHRAARLFDGDGGARTIEMLFTEIDVLSESVDERGEEILGELYDYAEMVAPMRD; from the coding sequence ATGACTAAGCAGACTTTCCTTTGGCACGACTACGAAACCTTTGGCGTCCAGCCGCGCCGCGACCGCCCGGCCCAGTTCGCCGCTATCCGCACGGATGCCGAACTCAACGAGATCGGCGAACCCATCATGCTGTATTGCCAGCCTGCCAATGATTTCCTGCCCGACCCACAGTCGTGCCTGATCACGGGCATCACGCCGCAGCAATGCCTGCAACTGGGCGTGCCCGAGCACCAGTTCGCCGCCACCATCGAAGCGGCTTTTTCCGAGCCGGGCACCATCGGCGTGGGCTACAACACCATCCGTTTCGACGATGAAGTGACGCGTTTCCTGTTCTGGCGCAACCTGATCGACCCGTATGCGCGCGAATGGAAGAACCATTGCGGCCGCTGGGACATCCTCGACGTCGTGCGCATGACGCACGCGCTGCGTCCGGAAGGCATCGAATGGCCGAAGCGCGACGATGGCCAGACCAGCTTCAAGCTGGAACACCTGAGCAAGGCCAATGGCCTCGTCCACGAAGCGGCGCATGATGCGCTCTCGGACGTGCGCGCCACCATCGCCCTGGCGCGCCTGATCAGGGAAAAACAGCCGAAACTGTTCGAATTCTGCCTGGCCCTGCACAAGAAGGACAAGGTCGCCAGCGAAATGGGCATGCACCTGGCCGCCAGCGAGCGCCAGCCCTTCCTGCACGTGTCGGGCATGTTCCCGGCCGAACGGGGCTGTTTGGGCGTCGTCTGGCCGCTGGCCACGCATCCGAGCAACAAAAATGAAATCCTCGTGTGGGATTGCCAGTACGACCCGCGCGAACTGTTCAGCCTGGATGCGGACACCATCCGCACGCGCCTGTTTACGCGCAAGGACGCCATGCCCGAAGGCATGACGCGCCTGCCCGTGAAAAGCGTACACCTGAACAAGTCGCCCATGCTGGTCGGTAATTTGAAGACCCTGTCGCCTGCCATGGCCGCGCAATGGGGCATCGACGTGGACGCCGCGAAGATCAACGCGCAATTCGCCGCCACGGCGCCGAACATGGACGCCATCTGGGCCGAAGTGTTCCAGCGTCCGGGAGCGAATACCGCGCTGGACGTGGATGAAGATTTGTACAATGGTTTCGTCAGCAACGACGACCGCCGCCTGCTCGAGTCGCTGCGCCGCGAAACGCCGGCCAAGCTGGCCACGGCACGTCCCTCGTTTGCCGACGAGCGCCTGCAGGAACTGCTGTTCCGCTACCGCGCCCGCAATTTCCCGCACACCCTGAGCGAAGCGGAAAGCCTGCGCTGGGAACAGCACCGCGCCGCCCGCCTGTTCGACGGCGACGGCGGCGCCCGCACCATCGAAATGCTGTTTACGGAAATCGACGTACTGTCGGAATCCGTGGATGAGCGGGGGGAGGAAATTCTGGGAGAGTTGTACGACTATGCGGAGATGGTCGCGCCCATGCGCGACTGA
- the pyrF gene encoding orotidine-5'-phosphate decarboxylase — translation MNFINKLSAAWTANNSLLCVGLDPDLAKLPAELRDLPDGITTFCTRIIDVTADLACAFKPQIAYFGALGAEKQLEDICRYVRENYPHIPLILDAKRGDIGATATQYAREAFERYGADAVTVNPYMGEDSLDPYLAWSDRGVIILCRTSNPGGSDLQFLDTDGVPLYQRVARLVAEKWNKNGQCALVVGATFPEELAQVRAIVGDMPLLVPGIGAQGGDIAATVGAGQTANGMGMMISSSRAIIYATPQAGEDFADAARRVAIETRDAINAHRSV, via the coding sequence GTGAATTTCATCAATAAATTATCCGCCGCGTGGACGGCCAATAATTCCCTGCTGTGCGTGGGACTGGACCCCGACCTGGCGAAACTGCCGGCCGAATTGCGCGACTTGCCCGATGGAATCACCACCTTTTGCACGCGCATCATCGATGTCACGGCCGACCTGGCCTGCGCCTTCAAGCCGCAGATCGCGTATTTCGGCGCGCTGGGCGCGGAAAAACAGCTGGAAGACATTTGCCGCTACGTGCGCGAGAATTACCCGCACATCCCGCTGATCCTCGACGCGAAACGGGGCGACATCGGCGCCACAGCCACGCAATACGCGCGCGAAGCGTTCGAGCGCTACGGCGCCGACGCCGTCACCGTGAACCCCTACATGGGCGAGGATTCGCTCGACCCCTACCTGGCGTGGAGCGACCGCGGCGTGATCATCCTGTGCCGCACCTCGAACCCGGGCGGCTCGGACTTGCAATTCCTCGATACGGACGGCGTGCCGCTGTACCAGCGCGTGGCGCGCCTGGTGGCCGAGAAATGGAACAAGAACGGCCAGTGCGCGCTCGTCGTCGGCGCCACCTTCCCGGAGGAACTGGCACAGGTGCGCGCCATCGTCGGCGACATGCCTTTATTGGTGCCCGGCATCGGCGCCCAGGGCGGCGACATCGCCGCCACCGTCGGCGCGGGCCAGACGGCCAATGGCATGGGCATGATGATCAGCTCCTCGCGCGCCATCATCTACGCCACGCCGCAGGCTGGCGAAGACTTCGCCGATGCGGCGCGCCGCGTGGCGATTGAAACGCGCGATGCGATCAATGCCCATCGTTCGGTTTAA